A stretch of DNA from uncultured Pseudodesulfovibrio sp.:
GGATGAGTGGGCCGTTCTGGACGATGAAGAACTGGATCATCTGCAAGCCTATTGGGCTGAAGAGTTCGGGGTGGTTTTTCCCGAACCCGTTGCCGCCATGGATCCGGACGCCCTTGAAATGGGAAGAGAGGCGCATGAGGTCGCCTGCGCGTCCTGCCATTCCAAACCGGCTTGGGCCTTCCTGTCTTACGGCGTGTCAAAAGCCATCAGCCCCGTGGCCGTGACCCTGACGGACACCCATACGCAGGTCTGGCTCTGGTACATTCATTTCCTGGCATGTTTCGCGGGTCTGGCCTATTTGCCTTTCAGCAAGTTTTTTCACATGTTGTCCAGCCCGGTGAGTCTGCTGGCCAATGCCGTGATGGATGAAAACACGTCCGCAACGGCCAATGTATTGACCCGGCGCGCCATGGAATTGGATGCGTGCACGCATTGCGCCACCTGCAGTCTGCACTGCTCCGTGGGCGTAGTGTTCCGGCAGATCCCCAATGCGACGATCCTGCCTTCCGAGAAACTGATTTCATTGAAAGCCCTGGCCTCGGGAAAGCAACTGGACGAAAAAGAACTCCGAAGAATCCAGCAGGGAACCTACATCTGCACCGGTTGCTACCGGTGCACCACTGTATGCCCGGTGGGCATCAACCTGCAGGATTTGTGGCTGAGCATGCGCGAGGACCTGGGGCGCGAAGGATATCCTGAAAATGCCGCCTGGGCCCGCCGGGTGCTGGAGGACCAACTCGGCGGCAAGTTGAGGGACGCGGACGCATCCATCACGCCCACTGCCGCGGATCTTCAGAAAGACATGACGGTTTCACTGCAGGCGGAGACGTTTTCGTCCTGTTTCGAGTGCCAGACATGCACAAATGTCTGCCCTGTGGTGAGCAACTACGAGAATCCCCGGCAAACATTGGGCCTGCTCCCCCACCAGATCATGCACTCGCTGGGTCTGGGCTTGGAAGACGATGCCTTGGGGAATCAGATGATTTGGGATTGTCTGACCTGCTACATGTGTCAAGAACACTGCCCCCAGGGAGTCCAGGTGACCGACGTGCTCTACGAGCTCAAGAACAGAGCTTATGCACGCCTGGCGGACGAGTAAAACCAATGAAACAGGTTCCCATTCTGTTGATAGTCGCCGGTTACCGCATATGACATCGAGGATCCTATTATGAATTTCGCATTGTTCCTGGGATGTAAAATCCCCTACTATGTTCCCCAGTACGAAACGTCCATGAGGATGGTTTTGAAGGCGTTGGAGGTGGGCCTGGAGGACATCGAATTCAAC
This window harbors:
- a CDS encoding 4Fe-4S dicluster domain-containing protein, giving the protein MFFSICLYVALVVFGIGICFRLASWFRYRIWNEAQAISTWDRISAAITGILSVLFSAKILILIKVFFLDVLFQRKVLKENVVRWIMHMCIYGGFTLLLLMHALERFVSVPLFADYSATVNPFLFLRNAFGALVILGLVIAIGRRLLVRGMRQTTNPMDIYVVALVGIIMISGIFLEATKIVSYSSFQEMVDEWAVLDDEELDHLQAYWAEEFGVVFPEPVAAMDPDALEMGREAHEVACASCHSKPAWAFLSYGVSKAISPVAVTLTDTHTQVWLWYIHFLACFAGLAYLPFSKFFHMLSSPVSLLANAVMDENTSATANVLTRRAMELDACTHCATCSLHCSVGVVFRQIPNATILPSEKLISLKALASGKQLDEKELRRIQQGTYICTGCYRCTTVCPVGINLQDLWLSMREDLGREGYPENAAWARRVLEDQLGGKLRDADASITPTAADLQKDMTVSLQAETFSSCFECQTCTNVCPVVSNYENPRQTLGLLPHQIMHSLGLGLEDDALGNQMIWDCLTCYMCQEHCPQGVQVTDVLYELKNRAYARLADE